The following coding sequences lie in one Helicoverpa armigera isolate CAAS_96S chromosome 8, ASM3070526v1, whole genome shotgun sequence genomic window:
- the LOC110375877 gene encoding ubiquitin conjugation factor E4 A encodes MMSEPNNPFAGLLGASEVSSTIESPRVEDNAAFPAASKIPPGAEEIETINNIVENVFHFTINPKAAEYPGGERQLVFLEELAEATKPQVYLDLEALEQALFERLLLTDVESSVIPKTSKVYQEHVIQKQIFPYLFSSIQNLQSYEQVSSPVVKAAVQKMKELIFRNAVTALKQPALFEGQDFSIQLMELLQHVDPQCHTFFLDIVKAFMSDGDPNSQEQLRETMIPVLKRIHIDVNKSNLINLPIYVLPSIHLFAANQWLAPVLLEACEPKNETNGRFYQDSVIGALLSLSVLPRNASLPHDFFDNPMDQAATSMIETSVWNASSHLTNYLHRIFLTILKGGPHLRNRLLSWIGKCLKSNVGRGKLWNVQHGEVSAATLSTVSDGFMLNLGAVLLQLCQPFCNSADDPKALKIDPTYGAVLPQDCVAKSVHLDCLHSETCLLPSRVTEDDQPIKRPTADTYNFVTECFFMTQKCIDLGVRVCAEKLWRCGQELGQAQRALADVAAGAHHLVEPMRQRAHHLMSKFVSLRCALLEKEMLTNLNRLQATTCTWLVQVAVRADPDAPQSCYAPMSMVPIQMPVTTPPPDTLRCVPEFVLENVVVLITMARRTSSAITEEADVASVLRPALTLVLTFMGDSSRTYNPHLRARLAECLEAMLPNHPDDQQPLSSLASFYREQLFKEHPHRLQLVPCLLDVFVGIEMTGQSVQFEQKFNYRRPMYLVMDFLWAMEEHRDAFTRLAKEAEANMEAVHPPIFLRFVNLLMNDAIFLLDEALGNMAQIRTMQTAQESGSWANLPSQERAQNLSNLSHIGMLARFDNILGRDTIRTLVRLTAHAPYVFCHPTLVERIASMLNYFLLHLVGPNKKNFKVKDMKEYEFEPASTVLDICRMYVELGSNERFCAAVSDDGRSYSPQLFTLAEAVLARIGGGALIGSLREVATCVERFAVQRQRDEEILANAPEEFLDPIMSTLMMDPVILPSSRTTVDRTTIARHLLSDQSDPFNRSPLSMDQVKSNTELKEKILAWIAQQKQNIAQNPTSNE; translated from the exons ATGATGTCTGAACCAAACAATCCATTTGCTGGGCTATTAGGGGCCTCTGAAGTATCGTCAACAATTGAATCCCCTCGTGTTGAGGACAATGCTGCCTTTCCAGCTGCCTCCAAAATACCGCCCGGCGCTGAAGAAAtcgaaacaataaataacattgtcgAAAACGTTTTCCACTTTACAATTAATCCTAAAGCTGCAGAATATCCAGGTGGAGAGAGACAACTAGTCTTTTTAGAGGAACTAGCAGAAGCAACTAAACCACAAGTGTATTTAGATTTAGAAGCCTTAGAGCAGGCTTTGTTTGAAAGGCTACTACTCACAGATGTTGAATCAAGTGTAATACCGAAAACAAGCAAAGTTTACCAAGAACATGTTATACAAAAGCAGATTTTTCCGTACTTGTTTAGCTCCATTCAGAATTTACAAAGTTATGAGCAAGTATCTTCCCCAGTTGTGAAGGCAGCCGTACAAAAGATGAAGGAGCTCATATTCAGAAATGCTGTGACCGCTCTTAAGCAACCAGCCTTATTTGAAGGGCAAGATTTTTCTATACAGCTTATGGAACTTTTACAGCATGTTGACCCTCAATGTCACACATTTTTCTTAGACATTGTGAAAGCATTTATGTCCGATG gtgATCCAAATTCTCAAGAACAGTTGCGAGAAACAATGATACCTGTATTAAAAAGAATCCACATAGATGTAAACAAATCAAATCTTATAaatttacctatttatgtacTGCCATCTATTCACCTATTTGCTG CCAATCAATGGTTAGCCCCCGTTTTATTAGAAGCATGTGAACCCAAGAATGAGACCAATGGCAGATTCTACCAGGATTCTGTCATTGGTGCCTTACTGAGCCTCTCAGTTCTACCAAGAAATGCATCATTACCACATGACTTCTTTGACAATCCTATGGATCAG GCAGCTACATCTATGATAGAGACATCCGTTTGGAATGCGTCTTCCCACCTAACAAATTATTTGCATAGAATATTCTTAACCATACTCAAAGGTGGCCCACATTTGAGGAATAGGCTGCTATCTTGGATCGGAAAGTGTTTAAAATCAAATGTTGGTAGAGGAAAACTTTGGAACGTGCAg CATGGGGAAGTGAGTGCGGCAACACTAAGCACAGTGTCGGATGGTTTCATGCTGAACTTAGGAGCTGTGCTGCTGCAGCTATGCCAACCATTCTGTAACTCGGCTGATGATCCTAAGGCACTCAAGATTGACCCTACATATGGTGCTGTATTG CCTCAAGATTGCGTGGCCAAATCAGTGCATTTAGACTGCCTACACAGTGAGACTTGTTTACTGCCATCCAGAGTGACAGAAGATGATCAGCCTATCAAACGGCCAACGGCTGACACATACAACTTTGTCACCGAGTGCTTCTTCATGACTCAGAAGTGCATTGATTTGG GTGTTCGTGTGTGTGCTGAAAAGCTGTGGCGGTGTGGTCAAGAGCTGGGACAGGCTCAGCGCGCACTGGCAGACGTGGCGGCCGGAGCGCATCACCTCGTCGAGCCCATGAGGCAGAGGGCACATCATCTTATGTCCAA ATTCGTAAGCCTCCGCTGCGCGTTACTCGAGAAGGAAATGCTGACGAACCTCAATCGTCTACAAGCGACGACGTGCACGTGGCTCGTGCAAGTGGCCGTGAGAGCAGACCCCGACGCGCCGCAGTCCTGCTACGCGCCCATGAGCATGGTGCCCATACAGATGCCTGTTACTACACCACCGCCTGATACTTTGAG ATGTGTCCCAGAGTTCGTGCTAGAAAACGTGGTGGTTCTGATAACGATGGCTCGGCGTACGTCGTCCGCCATCACGGAGGAGGCGGACGTGGCCAGCGTGCTGCGGCCCGCGCTCACGCTCGTGCTCACCTTCATGGGCGACTCCAGCCGCACTTACAACCCTCACCTCAG AGCTCGACTAGCGGAATGTCTCGAAGCGATGTTACCGAATCACCCAGATGACCAGCAACCGCTAAGCAGCTTAGCCTCCTTCTACAGAGAACAGTTGTTCAAGGAACATCCACATCGATTGCAG CTAGTGCCCTGTCTACTGGACGTGTTCGTGGGCATAGAAATGACGGGCCAGAGCGTGCAGTTTGAACAGAAGTTCAACTACCGCCGCCCCATGTACCTCGTCATGGACTTCCTGTGGGCCATGGAGGAACATAGAGATGCATTTAC gCGATTAGCAAAAGAGGCCGAAGCTAACATGGAGGCCGTACACCCACCGATATTCCTGAGATTTGTGAATCTTCTCATGAACGACGCCATCTTCTTGCTCGACGAAGCACTCGGCAATATGGCGCAGATACGTACCATGCAGACTGCGCA AGAATCAGGCTCATGGGCCAACCTACCATCACAGGAACGAGCTCAGAACCTATCCAACTTATCCCACATCGGTATGTTGGCGCGGTTCGACAACATCTTGGGCCGCGATACTATTCGCACTCTCGTGCGCCTCACCGCGCATGCGCCGTATGTCTTCTGTCATCCTACGCTCGTGGAACGGATCGCGTCCATGCTCAACTACTTCTTACTGCATCTCGTTGGGCCTAATAAGAAGAATTTTAAG GTAAAAGACATGAAAGAGTACGAGTTCGAGCCAGCCAGTACCGTGCTGGACATCTGCCGCATGTACGTAGAACTGGGCAGCAACGAGCGCTTCTGTGCCGCCGTGTCTGATGACGGACGGTCGTATTCACCGCAACTGTTCACATTAGCTGAAGCTGTGTTGG CTCGCATCGGAGGTGGAGCCCTCATAGGTTCGCTACGTGAAGTAGCTACGTGCGTAGAAAGGTTTGCAGTACAGCGGCAACGAGACGAGGAGATACTCGCCAACGCGCCTGAGGAGTTCCTCGATCCCATCATGAGCACCCTCATGATGGACCCTGTTATACTGCCCAGTTCCCGCACCACGGTCGATAGAACCACCATCGCGAG ACATCTTCTGAGTGACCAATCAGATCCGTTCAACCGATCGCCGCTGTCTATGGACCAAGTGAAGTCCAACACCGAACTCAAAGAGAAAATCCTAGCATGGATTGCTCAACAGAAGCAGAATATTGCTCAAAACCCGACCAGTAACGAATAG
- the LOC110375871 gene encoding protein FAM117B isoform X1 — protein MSGRVRKQSDCPVGKQGPMRATLPVSSVMKGGGLKKNASNSPTLSPTNAWRRISPDHALSGQRSPGAVNYKGKGRFGASVIRRTASLDTLYHKGQWSRDYYLHAGQLQVDKSTQTDDGGGASGRSSRSSEDDKLDRFLRSRLQRPHKPSASGDYSSHSMTTALWSRFGGGSVPLRAARSSVEGLNQEIERLVLYPASGTQTPHLDRLRDKVTPEGHRAPLAELLRRSVNTQTPHDLCHTAHSSDPPSRGSLSSGGSAELLAAGGSVCSSPDLDGSKLGTSPQINRFLAREPPDGCEKVNLKAGEGAFSESVSVMKPTIPGFTLRPSLGSAFQPLQPAPPPSPPASTSH, from the exons ATGTCGGGCCGGGTAAGGAAGCAGTCGGACTGTCCCGTGGGCAAGCAAGGCCCGATGCGGGCGACGCTGCCGGTGTCATCAGTCATGAAGGGCGGCGGGCTCAAGAAGAACGCCAGCAACAGCCCGACCTTGTCCCCCACTAATGCGTGGCGCCGGATATCACCAGATCACGCCCTTTCTGGCCAGCGAAGCCCTGGAGCTGTCAATTACAAAG GCAAGGGTAGATTTGGTGCCAGTGTCATCAGGCGCACAGCCTCCCTTGACACTCTGTATCACAAAGGACAATGGTCCAGGGACTACTATCTCCACGCTGGCCAGTTGCAAGTTGACAAGTCCACACAA ACTGATGATGGAGGTGGAGCCTCAGGTCGTTCTTCACGGAGTTCCGAGGATGACAAGCTTGACCGCTTCCTGCGCAGTCGTCTGCAAAGACCGCACAAACCATCTGCATCTGGAGACTATTCAAGTCATTCTATGACTACTGCTCTTT ggTCCCGTTTTGGAGGTGGCAGTGTCCCGTTGCGAGCGGCGAGGTCATCAGTGGAGGGTCTCAATCAGGAGATTGAAAGACTTGTGCTCTATCCAGCCAGTGGCACACAAACTCCACATCTAGACCGGTTAAGGGacaaa GTAACACCAGAAGGCCACCGCGCGCCTCTCGCCGAGCTTCTCAGACGTTCAGTGAACACTCAGACACCACACGATCTGTGTCACACTGCTCATTCATCAG ATCCACCGTCCCGGGGGTCTCTCTCCAGCGGTGGGTCCGCAGAGCTGTTGGCCGCAG GTGGCAGTGTCTGCTCGTCTCCAGATCTTGACGGGTCTAAATTAGGCACGTCGCCGCAGATAAATCGCTTTTTGGCTCGTGAACCTCCCGATGGTTGTGAAAAG GTAAACCTGAAAGCGGGCGAAGGAGCATTCTCCGAATCAGTGTCTGTGATGAAGCCGACGATACCGGGCTTCACGCTGCGGCCATCGCTGGGGTCAGCCTTCCAGCCGCTgcagcccgcgccgccgccgtccCCGCCCGCCTCCACCTCGCACTGA
- the LOC110375871 gene encoding protein FAM117B isoform X2, with protein MSGRVRKQSDCPVGKQGPMRATLPVSSVMKGGGLKKNASNSPTLSPTNAWRRISPDHALSGQRSPGAVNYKGKGRFGASVIRRTASLDTLYHKGQWSRDYYLHAGQLQVDKSTQTDDGGGASGRSSRSSEDDKLDRFLRSRLQRPHKPSASGDYSSHSMTTALCGSVPLRAARSSVEGLNQEIERLVLYPASGTQTPHLDRLRDKVTPEGHRAPLAELLRRSVNTQTPHDLCHTAHSSDPPSRGSLSSGGSAELLAAGGSVCSSPDLDGSKLGTSPQINRFLAREPPDGCEKVNLKAGEGAFSESVSVMKPTIPGFTLRPSLGSAFQPLQPAPPPSPPASTSH; from the exons ATGTCGGGCCGGGTAAGGAAGCAGTCGGACTGTCCCGTGGGCAAGCAAGGCCCGATGCGGGCGACGCTGCCGGTGTCATCAGTCATGAAGGGCGGCGGGCTCAAGAAGAACGCCAGCAACAGCCCGACCTTGTCCCCCACTAATGCGTGGCGCCGGATATCACCAGATCACGCCCTTTCTGGCCAGCGAAGCCCTGGAGCTGTCAATTACAAAG GCAAGGGTAGATTTGGTGCCAGTGTCATCAGGCGCACAGCCTCCCTTGACACTCTGTATCACAAAGGACAATGGTCCAGGGACTACTATCTCCACGCTGGCCAGTTGCAAGTTGACAAGTCCACACAA ACTGATGATGGAGGTGGAGCCTCAGGTCGTTCTTCACGGAGTTCCGAGGATGACAAGCTTGACCGCTTCCTGCGCAGTCGTCTGCAAAGACCGCACAAACCATCTGCATCTGGAGACTATTCAAGTCATTCTATGACTACTGCTCTTT GTGGCAGTGTCCCGTTGCGAGCGGCGAGGTCATCAGTGGAGGGTCTCAATCAGGAGATTGAAAGACTTGTGCTCTATCCAGCCAGTGGCACACAAACTCCACATCTAGACCGGTTAAGGGacaaa GTAACACCAGAAGGCCACCGCGCGCCTCTCGCCGAGCTTCTCAGACGTTCAGTGAACACTCAGACACCACACGATCTGTGTCACACTGCTCATTCATCAG ATCCACCGTCCCGGGGGTCTCTCTCCAGCGGTGGGTCCGCAGAGCTGTTGGCCGCAG GTGGCAGTGTCTGCTCGTCTCCAGATCTTGACGGGTCTAAATTAGGCACGTCGCCGCAGATAAATCGCTTTTTGGCTCGTGAACCTCCCGATGGTTGTGAAAAG GTAAACCTGAAAGCGGGCGAAGGAGCATTCTCCGAATCAGTGTCTGTGATGAAGCCGACGATACCGGGCTTCACGCTGCGGCCATCGCTGGGGTCAGCCTTCCAGCCGCTgcagcccgcgccgccgccgtccCCGCCCGCCTCCACCTCGCACTGA
- the LOC110375871 gene encoding glucocorticoid-induced transcript 1 protein isoform X3, whose product MSGRVRKQSDCPVGKQGPMRATLPVSSVMKGGGLKKNASNSPTLSPTNAWRRISPDHALSGQRSPGAVNYKGKGRFGASVIRRTASLDTLYHKGQWSRDYYLHAGQLQVDKSTQTDDGGGASGRSSRSSEDDKLDRFLRSRLQRPHKPSASGDYSSHSMTTALWSRFGGGSVPLRAARSSVEGLNQEIERLVLYPASGTQTPHLDRLRDKVTPEGHRAPLAELLRRSVNTQTPHDLCHTAHSSGGSVCSSPDLDGSKLGTSPQINRFLAREPPDGCEKVNLKAGEGAFSESVSVMKPTIPGFTLRPSLGSAFQPLQPAPPPSPPASTSH is encoded by the exons ATGTCGGGCCGGGTAAGGAAGCAGTCGGACTGTCCCGTGGGCAAGCAAGGCCCGATGCGGGCGACGCTGCCGGTGTCATCAGTCATGAAGGGCGGCGGGCTCAAGAAGAACGCCAGCAACAGCCCGACCTTGTCCCCCACTAATGCGTGGCGCCGGATATCACCAGATCACGCCCTTTCTGGCCAGCGAAGCCCTGGAGCTGTCAATTACAAAG GCAAGGGTAGATTTGGTGCCAGTGTCATCAGGCGCACAGCCTCCCTTGACACTCTGTATCACAAAGGACAATGGTCCAGGGACTACTATCTCCACGCTGGCCAGTTGCAAGTTGACAAGTCCACACAA ACTGATGATGGAGGTGGAGCCTCAGGTCGTTCTTCACGGAGTTCCGAGGATGACAAGCTTGACCGCTTCCTGCGCAGTCGTCTGCAAAGACCGCACAAACCATCTGCATCTGGAGACTATTCAAGTCATTCTATGACTACTGCTCTTT ggTCCCGTTTTGGAGGTGGCAGTGTCCCGTTGCGAGCGGCGAGGTCATCAGTGGAGGGTCTCAATCAGGAGATTGAAAGACTTGTGCTCTATCCAGCCAGTGGCACACAAACTCCACATCTAGACCGGTTAAGGGacaaa GTAACACCAGAAGGCCACCGCGCGCCTCTCGCCGAGCTTCTCAGACGTTCAGTGAACACTCAGACACCACACGATCTGTGTCACACTGCTCATTCATCAG GTGGCAGTGTCTGCTCGTCTCCAGATCTTGACGGGTCTAAATTAGGCACGTCGCCGCAGATAAATCGCTTTTTGGCTCGTGAACCTCCCGATGGTTGTGAAAAG GTAAACCTGAAAGCGGGCGAAGGAGCATTCTCCGAATCAGTGTCTGTGATGAAGCCGACGATACCGGGCTTCACGCTGCGGCCATCGCTGGGGTCAGCCTTCCAGCCGCTgcagcccgcgccgccgccgtccCCGCCCGCCTCCACCTCGCACTGA